GGTGGCCTCGTAGTCGGCTACCTCGTTCTTCTTCCACAGGATGCGCTCGTCCTTTTCCTTGCGCGTGACCTTCTTGTCATCGCCCACCTGACGGTTGACCTCGCGGGTCACCGCCTCCTCCCGCCGTCCGGCGATCTTGTGCTTCAGCTGGAACTTGATGTTCTTGTAGGCGGTGGCCATCAGATAAGTACTAGCGGCCGTCACCAGGACGAACAGGATGGAGCTGGGCCACAAGTCCATGTTGTGGATGCGCCAGAAGAGCCCTGCAAGGAGCATACTCCATTCATTCACAAAGTGTCCCAAAACATACAACGTGTCACTTTACTCACAGATTGGAACGGCCGACACGATAAAGGCATTGCCGTAGAACAGCGCCGACGAC
The sequence above is a segment of the Drosophila melanogaster chromosome 2L genome. Coding sequences within it:
- the CG5885 gene encoding uncharacterized protein, isoform B produces the protein MGSGKQQKVQSSGFTKEEELLLQDFSRNVSTKSSALFYGNAFIVSAVPIWLFWRIHNMDLWPSSILFVLVTAASTYLMATAYKNIKFQLKHKIAGRREEAVTREVNRQVGDDKKVTRKEKDERILWKKNEVADYEATTFSIFYNNAIYLAVIIFISFFILKNSTPFINYIFSVGIASGALSLFSTSAQTN